The proteins below come from a single Hyphomicrobium denitrificans ATCC 51888 genomic window:
- a CDS encoding tetratricopeptide repeat protein, protein MADQQDSLLREVEQEIRREQMAKLWQRYSGLIVAAAAFLVLAVAGYKFFESRRIVAEQAAGADYSAAETLSDNKKKEEAEAAFKKIAEEGPAGYGSLARLQLAAALLKDGKTADAIATYEALAKESGADNLLKSFAQLQAASLRMPDADYAEIQNRLTPIAGDDAPFSKSARELLGVAAYKAGKFDEARKYLEPLLIDPNVSEALQERVKILMSGIAAAEVGGSTKASDAGAAKASTGGTADAGKPADADASPKADAAAAETKK, encoded by the coding sequence ATGGCCGATCAACAAGACAGTCTGCTTCGCGAAGTCGAGCAGGAGATTCGCCGCGAGCAGATGGCGAAGCTCTGGCAGCGCTATAGCGGACTGATAGTCGCCGCGGCGGCGTTTCTGGTGCTGGCTGTTGCGGGCTACAAATTCTTCGAGAGTCGCCGCATCGTCGCTGAACAAGCCGCTGGCGCGGACTATTCCGCCGCCGAAACGCTCAGCGACAACAAGAAAAAAGAAGAGGCAGAGGCAGCTTTCAAGAAGATCGCGGAAGAGGGACCGGCCGGATACGGTTCGCTCGCGCGGCTGCAACTCGCTGCTGCTTTGCTCAAAGACGGCAAGACTGCCGACGCGATCGCGACGTATGAAGCGCTCGCGAAGGAGTCAGGTGCCGATAATCTGTTGAAAAGCTTTGCACAACTGCAAGCCGCATCGCTTCGGATGCCGGATGCGGACTATGCTGAGATCCAGAATCGTTTGACACCAATCGCAGGCGACGATGCGCCGTTCAGCAAGAGCGCCCGCGAGTTGCTCGGCGTTGCCGCCTACAAAGCCGGGAAATTCGACGAGGCGCGCAAGTATCTGGAACCGCTGCTGATCGATCCCAATGTTTCGGAAGCGCTGCAAGAGCGCGTGAAGATATTGATGTCGGGCATTGCAGCGGCCGAGGTCGGCGGCAGCACGAAGGCGTCGGACGCTGGTGCGGCGAAGGCTTCGACGGGCGGCACGGCTGATGCGGGGAAACCGGCTGATGCGGACGCAAGTCCGAAAGCCGATGCGGCGGCTGCTGAAACAAAGAAGTGA
- a CDS encoding PQQ-binding-like beta-propeller repeat protein yields the protein MSKGGNDKRGRVLPLLAAVVAGTLLGGCAGGGPSLPKMSELNPFKTKQQALPGRRVPVIETTESLSDNLADADKPIVIPPMRSNDAWSQPGGEPNNVTGNLALAGAVRQAWSASVGEGSSKTGRVTVSPIVYDGRIYALDAAANLSAFSLTGSKVFSVSTKPEGTVGLGGYGGGLAAENGRLYVANGYGTVAAVDPQSGKTIWTKNLDVPVRAAPTAVGDRLYVITIDGRFYCLSGIDGAEVWTARGLPQTASLMNSTSPAVDGDIVVVPYPSGDIIAYKTSDGSAVWTENLSRTRQTSQIASMSDAARPAIDNGVVFAVGHAGRMIAAQAKNGDRLWSATIPSSQPPCVAGDTVFVVDTSGRLLALARSTGKTKWTVKLPDAKSWAGPVLAGNKLWLVSSAGQVVSVDGAAGKVESQVSIGEASYIPPIVAQNRMFVLTDAAKLIALN from the coding sequence TTGAGCAAGGGGGGGAACGACAAGCGCGGTCGCGTATTGCCGCTTCTTGCGGCTGTGGTCGCAGGGACTTTGCTCGGCGGATGCGCGGGCGGTGGTCCGAGCCTGCCGAAAATGTCCGAGCTCAATCCGTTCAAGACCAAGCAGCAGGCCCTTCCCGGGCGGCGCGTTCCTGTCATCGAGACGACCGAGAGCCTTTCCGACAACCTGGCCGATGCCGACAAGCCGATCGTCATCCCGCCGATGCGATCGAACGATGCGTGGTCGCAGCCGGGCGGCGAGCCGAACAATGTCACCGGCAACCTCGCGCTCGCGGGTGCTGTGCGCCAGGCATGGAGTGCAAGCGTCGGCGAAGGATCATCCAAGACCGGGCGCGTGACGGTCAGTCCCATCGTTTATGACGGACGCATCTACGCGCTCGACGCGGCCGCCAATCTGTCGGCGTTCTCGCTCACCGGCAGCAAGGTTTTTTCTGTTTCGACCAAGCCGGAAGGAACGGTCGGACTTGGCGGATACGGTGGCGGGCTCGCTGCCGAAAACGGCCGTCTCTATGTCGCCAACGGCTACGGCACCGTTGCCGCCGTCGATCCGCAATCCGGAAAGACGATCTGGACCAAGAACCTCGACGTTCCCGTGCGCGCCGCTCCGACGGCTGTCGGCGATCGTCTCTATGTCATTACGATCGACGGGCGCTTCTATTGCCTGAGCGGCATCGACGGCGCTGAAGTCTGGACGGCGCGTGGCTTGCCGCAAACGGCCAGTCTGATGAACTCGACCAGTCCGGCGGTCGACGGCGATATCGTCGTCGTGCCGTATCCGTCGGGCGACATCATCGCCTACAAGACGTCGGACGGCTCGGCGGTGTGGACGGAAAACCTTTCGCGCACCCGTCAGACGTCGCAGATCGCCTCGATGAGCGATGCGGCGCGTCCGGCGATCGACAATGGTGTCGTTTTCGCAGTCGGCCATGCGGGCCGCATGATCGCGGCTCAGGCCAAGAACGGCGATCGCCTCTGGTCGGCAACGATCCCGAGCTCGCAGCCGCCTTGCGTTGCCGGCGATACGGTCTTCGTCGTCGACACCTCCGGGCGCTTGCTGGCGCTGGCGCGTTCGACAGGCAAGACGAAATGGACGGTGAAGCTGCCGGACGCCAAGTCCTGGGCTGGGCCGGTCCTTGCCGGCAACAAGCTGTGGCTGGTCTCGAGCGCAGGTCAGGTCGTGAGCGTCGACGGTGCCGCGGGCAAGGTCGAAAGCCAGGTCAGCATCGGGGAAGCGTCCTATATTCCGCCCATCGTGGCCCAGAACCGCATGTTCGTGCTAACCGACGCGGCGAAACTGATCGCTCTCAACTAG
- the der gene encoding ribosome biogenesis GTPase Der — protein sequence MTFEAHLPVVAIVGRPNVGKSTLFNRLTGTRAALVSDLPGLTRDRRDGVTDLFGVNLRLIDTAGLEEARQGSIADRMRKQTEQAIEAADLVLFVIDARAGVTGADTSFARIARQSGKPVVLVANKAEGRKGTDGVLDAFSLGLGAPIAISAEHGEGIGDLATDIFAALGLKIPKTGKKGRDDDDPAAAGDAKTRPPAPARPIRVAIVGRPNAGKSTLVNALLGEDRMITGPEPGLTRDSVASELSYKGQSILLFDTAGLRRKAKITETAEKLAASDAVRSIRFAEVVVLLIDAERPFEHQDLTIGHRVTEEGRALVVAINKWDLIPEKQKALRELKKTVAESLAQVPNVSVVAISARSESGLDQLMSAIIKTHATWNRRVPTPQLNRWLEEALSRHAPPAAAGRRIKIRYVTQPSTRPPTFVAFCQRADALPKSYIKYLTNSLREAFDLPGVPIRFSLRKGENPYAKK from the coding sequence TTGACGTTTGAAGCTCATCTCCCTGTGGTCGCCATTGTCGGCCGCCCCAATGTCGGTAAATCGACGCTGTTCAACCGCCTGACCGGAACGCGGGCGGCGCTTGTCTCCGATCTGCCAGGTCTGACGCGCGACCGGCGCGATGGCGTGACCGACTTATTCGGGGTCAACCTTCGTCTGATCGACACGGCGGGGCTCGAAGAAGCGCGCCAGGGTTCGATTGCCGATCGCATGCGCAAGCAGACGGAACAGGCGATCGAAGCCGCCGACCTCGTGCTGTTCGTGATCGACGCGCGCGCGGGCGTTACTGGGGCCGATACATCCTTTGCGCGGATCGCCCGGCAGTCGGGGAAGCCGGTCGTCCTGGTCGCGAATAAGGCCGAGGGCCGCAAGGGGACCGATGGCGTTCTCGACGCCTTTTCGCTTGGGCTCGGGGCTCCGATCGCGATTTCGGCCGAGCACGGCGAGGGCATCGGCGACCTCGCAACCGACATCTTCGCGGCGCTGGGTTTGAAAATTCCGAAAACGGGCAAGAAGGGCCGCGACGACGACGATCCCGCCGCGGCGGGTGACGCCAAGACGCGGCCGCCTGCACCGGCACGGCCGATCCGCGTTGCCATCGTCGGCCGTCCGAATGCGGGCAAGTCGACGCTGGTCAATGCGCTGCTCGGTGAAGACCGGATGATCACGGGGCCAGAGCCTGGACTGACGCGCGACAGCGTCGCGAGCGAACTCAGCTACAAAGGGCAATCGATCCTGCTGTTCGATACGGCGGGCTTGAGGCGCAAGGCGAAGATCACCGAGACGGCGGAAAAGCTCGCGGCAAGCGACGCGGTTCGATCCATACGTTTCGCGGAAGTCGTCGTGCTGCTGATCGATGCGGAACGTCCGTTCGAGCATCAGGATCTCACGATCGGCCATCGCGTCACGGAAGAGGGGCGCGCGCTCGTCGTTGCCATCAACAAATGGGATCTCATTCCGGAAAAGCAGAAGGCGCTCCGTGAACTGAAAAAGACCGTTGCGGAGAGTCTCGCGCAAGTTCCGAATGTTTCCGTCGTCGCGATTTCGGCACGCTCGGAAAGCGGGCTCGATCAACTGATGTCGGCGATCATCAAGACGCACGCGACGTGGAACCGCCGTGTTCCAACTCCGCAGCTCAATCGCTGGCTCGAAGAGGCGCTGAGCCGGCATGCGCCGCCTGCAGCCGCCGGACGGCGCATCAAAATTCGTTATGTCACGCAGCCGTCTACGCGCCCGCCGACGTTCGTTGCTTTTTGCCAACGCGCCGACGCTTTACCAAAATCGTATATCAAGTACCTCACGAACTCGCTGCGGGAAGCCTTTGACCTTCCGGGCGTGCCGATCCGTTTCAGCTTGAGGAAGGGCGAAAATCCCTACGCCAAAAAATAA
- a CDS encoding DNA polymerase III subunit chi: protein MDVYFYHLEHQTLERVLPSLLEKTLARGWRAVVQAGSEERLDALDLALWTYDDESFLAHGTARIGHANLQPVYLTLGHENPNGAGVRFFVDGAEADKFEGAERFVYVFDGHDPEALTSARGQWTAAKAAGCAVAYWQQSSSGRWEQKA from the coding sequence ATGGACGTCTATTTTTATCATCTCGAACATCAAACGCTTGAACGCGTGCTGCCAAGTCTTCTCGAAAAGACGTTGGCGCGCGGATGGCGTGCGGTCGTGCAGGCGGGAAGCGAAGAACGTCTCGATGCGCTCGACCTCGCGCTCTGGACGTACGACGACGAGAGCTTCCTGGCGCATGGAACGGCGCGCATCGGGCATGCGAATTTGCAGCCTGTCTATCTGACGCTCGGCCACGAAAATCCCAACGGCGCGGGCGTTCGCTTTTTCGTCGACGGGGCTGAAGCCGACAAATTCGAAGGTGCCGAACGGTTCGTGTATGTTTTCGACGGACACGATCCGGAAGCGTTGACATCGGCGCGTGGCCAATGGACAGCCGCGAAGGCGGCAGGCTGCGCCGTCGCGTATTGGCAGCAATCGTCAAGCGGGCGGTGGGAGCAAAAGGCCTAA
- a CDS encoding 23S rRNA (adenine(2030)-N(6))-methyltransferase RlmJ has translation MNYRHGYHAGNFADVLKHVVLARVLTYMKQKPRPFRVIDTHAGAGRYDLAGVEAGKTGEWQDGIGRVFNAEFAPPVAELLQPYLDAVRADNASGDLEVYPGSSLIARRIMRPEDVLVANELNASEFERLKRELGRPRNTTFLNIDAWHAVKSLLPPKERRAVVLIDPPFEAKSEFADLAVGVREAMSRFQDGVYVIWYPLKDVEAADRFVAEATSRPGLEFLDVRLAVCAPFPGLGLTATGVLVINPPYLLRGELETVLPALRDCMAEGEGCGFVLKGVVQ, from the coding sequence ATGAATTATCGCCACGGCTATCACGCTGGGAATTTCGCCGATGTGCTGAAGCACGTCGTGCTCGCGCGCGTGCTGACGTACATGAAGCAGAAGCCGCGTCCGTTTCGCGTCATCGATACGCATGCGGGCGCCGGGCGCTACGATCTCGCAGGCGTGGAAGCTGGTAAGACGGGCGAATGGCAGGACGGGATCGGCCGCGTCTTCAATGCCGAGTTTGCGCCACCCGTCGCTGAACTCCTGCAGCCGTATCTCGACGCGGTGCGCGCCGATAACGCGAGCGGTGACCTCGAAGTTTATCCGGGCAGCTCATTGATCGCTCGCCGGATCATGCGACCCGAAGACGTTCTCGTCGCCAACGAACTCAACGCGTCCGAGTTCGAGCGTTTGAAGCGCGAACTCGGCCGGCCGCGCAACACGACCTTTCTCAACATCGATGCATGGCACGCGGTGAAATCGCTGCTGCCGCCCAAGGAACGCCGCGCGGTCGTTCTGATCGATCCGCCGTTCGAAGCAAAAAGCGAGTTCGCCGATCTCGCGGTTGGCGTGCGCGAGGCGATGAGCCGGTTTCAGGATGGCGTGTACGTGATCTGGTATCCGCTCAAGGACGTCGAGGCCGCCGATCGCTTCGTGGCGGAAGCGACGTCGCGCCCAGGTCTTGAGTTTCTGGACGTCCGGCTGGCGGTGTGCGCGCCTTTTCCGGGGCTCGGGCTGACGGCGACGGGCGTGCTGGTCATTAATCCGCCGTATCTGCTCCGAGGCGAGCTAGAGACCGTTTTACCGGCGCTCCGGGACTGCATGGCGGAAGGCGAAGGGTGCGGTTTCGTGCTGAAAGGCGTCGTGCAATAG
- a CDS encoding cold-shock protein → MRQTGTVKFYNSQKGYGFIKPDTGGNDVFVHVTAVERSGIGELNEGMRISFETEPDKRGKGPKAVDLQKAG, encoded by the coding sequence ATGCGCCAAACAGGTACCGTTAAGTTCTACAATTCCCAAAAAGGTTATGGATTTATCAAACCCGATACCGGGGGCAATGACGTGTTCGTTCATGTCACCGCCGTCGAGAGATCGGGCATTGGTGAGTTGAATGAAGGTATGCGGATCTCTTTCGAGACCGAACCCGATAAACGTGGCAAGGGACCTAAGGCTGTCGACCTGCAAAAGGCCGGTTGA
- a CDS encoding response regulator — MLHCFIVDDSDIIRKFTRLIFENLGFRVSEADGPVAAFERLRTESPDYILVDWRLPDTNSIEFIAKLRTLPLDQRPYIIYLVTENEPHEIKRALAAGADSFLLKPFNREIIEMKLAEIRVTA, encoded by the coding sequence ATGCTGCACTGCTTCATCGTCGATGACTCCGACATTATCCGGAAGTTCACCAGGCTCATTTTTGAGAACCTCGGTTTCCGCGTCAGCGAAGCTGACGGCCCCGTCGCGGCGTTCGAGCGCCTGCGTACGGAATCGCCGGATTACATTCTTGTCGATTGGCGCCTACCCGACACCAACAGCATCGAGTTCATCGCCAAGCTGCGCACGCTGCCTCTCGATCAGCGGCCGTACATCATCTACCTCGTGACGGAAAACGAACCGCATGAGATCAAGCGCGCCCTCGCGGCCGGCGCCGACAGCTTCCTTCTGAAGCCGTTCAATCGCGAGATCATCGAGATGAAGCTCGCCGAGATTCGCGTAACGGCCTGA
- a CDS encoding histidine phosphotransferase family protein has protein sequence MSQRAPVPPTDLELAALISSRICHDIINPVGAIFNGLEILDEDDDAQAKSYALNVIRNVTEQASARLEFARFAFGAAGSAGAMIDLTTAEKISRGFVKITQGKHKLIWRGAPGFVAKDKVKLLLNLIASSVTALPRGGEIDVAIAGSFEQPSFLIRCKGTSARPPQYLTDFVAGNPLALDAMSIQAYYTWRIAPTAGMRLEILKDGADILLVAKPE, from the coding sequence ATGAGCCAACGTGCACCTGTGCCGCCGACCGATCTCGAACTCGCAGCGCTGATCTCGAGCCGGATCTGTCACGACATCATCAATCCCGTCGGCGCCATTTTCAACGGCTTGGAAATCCTCGACGAAGACGATGATGCGCAAGCCAAAAGCTACGCCCTGAACGTCATCCGTAACGTCACGGAACAGGCGTCGGCGCGGCTTGAATTCGCCCGCTTCGCGTTCGGAGCCGCCGGCTCCGCGGGCGCCATGATCGACCTCACGACGGCCGAGAAAATCTCCCGTGGCTTCGTCAAGATCACCCAGGGCAAGCACAAGCTGATCTGGCGCGGCGCTCCGGGCTTTGTCGCCAAGGACAAGGTCAAGCTGCTGCTCAATCTCATTGCATCCTCGGTCACGGCGCTGCCGCGCGGTGGCGAGATCGACGTTGCGATCGCGGGCTCATTCGAACAGCCGAGCTTTCTAATCCGATGCAAGGGCACCAGCGCGCGCCCGCCGCAATATCTGACGGACTTCGTCGCCGGCAATCCGCTGGCGCTCGATGCCATGTCGATCCAGGCCTATTATACGTGGCGCATCGCGCCGACGGCCGGCATGCGACTCGAGATCCTGAAGGACGGCGCCGACATTCTTCTCGTAGCCAAGCCCGAGTGA
- a CDS encoding 3'(2'),5'-bisphosphate nucleotidase CysQ family protein, producing MQANPEIDFTNPDALIAALLPAVRDAGRVEMAHFQKGVAIEQKADRSPVTVADREAEAVLLTALSRIAPGVQLVAEEDIAAGATHGYARRFFLIDALDGTRLFIRGKPEFSINVAYVEDGRAAFGLIFLPPSERLFVTRSDGSAYEARLSLAGDEAFSALNWKKLETRAPDRNALVAFNSRSTGGASAHLLAELNVHEARPLGSAMKFCLIAAGEGDLYARFGETCEWDTAAGQAILEAAGGSVTTLDGKPLTYGHFARGFRNPHFVAWGRQPLWRSGDEASPNARGA from the coding sequence TTGCAGGCGAATCCGGAGATCGATTTCACCAACCCTGACGCGTTGATCGCGGCGCTGCTGCCGGCGGTGCGTGACGCAGGGCGCGTGGAGATGGCGCATTTTCAGAAAGGCGTCGCGATCGAGCAAAAGGCGGACCGGTCGCCGGTGACGGTTGCGGATCGCGAGGCCGAGGCCGTGCTGCTGACGGCATTATCCAGGATAGCGCCGGGTGTTCAGCTGGTTGCCGAAGAAGATATCGCGGCCGGGGCGACGCATGGCTACGCGCGGCGGTTCTTTCTCATCGATGCGCTGGACGGTACGCGTCTTTTCATTCGCGGCAAGCCGGAGTTTTCGATCAACGTCGCATACGTGGAAGACGGGCGGGCAGCGTTCGGGCTGATCTTCCTGCCGCCGTCCGAACGTTTGTTCGTCACGCGGTCGGATGGCAGCGCGTACGAAGCGCGGCTTTCTCTTGCGGGCGACGAAGCATTCTCCGCGCTCAACTGGAAAAAGCTCGAGACGCGTGCTCCGGATCGCAATGCGCTCGTCGCATTCAATAGCCGGTCCACGGGCGGGGCCAGCGCGCACCTGCTCGCGGAACTCAATGTCCACGAGGCGCGACCGCTCGGCTCGGCGATGAAGTTCTGCCTGATTGCGGCGGGCGAAGGCGATCTCTATGCGCGCTTCGGCGAGACGTGCGAATGGGATACCGCGGCGGGGCAGGCGATCCTCGAAGCAGCGGGCGGCTCGGTCACGACGCTCGACGGCAAGCCGTTGACCTACGGACATTTTGCGCGAGGGTTTCGCAATCCGCATTTCGTTGCGTGGGGCCGCCAGCCGCTGTGGCGCAGCGGCGACGAGGCCAGCCCAAATGCGCGTGGCGCATAG
- a CDS encoding DUF1134 domain-containing protein gives MSRVFQTISKTFRTPARTAAALASLPLIICVALTASTAGAVDDAYRPPSESYSGQGGYDTYRQAPPPAGDSYQAPAGAGGDSYYQPAPANRGYGGSDQQAPRSGGYGAYNGERDSGDSQGYGEPYRPPQESASREDYYNSGPPADRGPVRGTYSEDEIVRAGNHFFGKISGGLASAIEWTFQKAGRPNGYILGQDAGGAFVAGLAYGEGTLYTKDAGDFKVYWQGPSVGYDFGADGSKVMTLVYNLRDPSDIFDRFGGVEGAAYLIGGVSVQLQKSGHVTLAPIRAGVGLRLGANVGYLKYTRNPTWNPF, from the coding sequence ATGAGCCGCGTCTTCCAGACGATCTCCAAAACATTCAGAACGCCGGCCCGCACGGCTGCGGCGCTTGCGAGCTTGCCGCTTATTATCTGTGTGGCCTTGACGGCATCGACTGCCGGCGCCGTCGACGATGCCTATCGGCCGCCGTCGGAAAGCTATTCGGGGCAGGGCGGTTACGACACCTATCGCCAGGCGCCGCCGCCAGCGGGCGACTCCTACCAGGCTCCGGCAGGTGCAGGTGGCGACAGCTATTATCAGCCCGCACCAGCGAACCGCGGTTATGGCGGCTCGGATCAGCAGGCTCCCAGAAGCGGCGGGTATGGCGCGTACAATGGCGAACGCGACTCCGGCGATTCACAGGGGTATGGCGAGCCCTATCGTCCGCCGCAAGAAAGCGCGAGCCGCGAAGACTATTACAACTCCGGTCCTCCGGCGGATCGCGGTCCCGTTCGCGGTACCTATTCGGAAGACGAGATCGTTCGCGCGGGCAATCATTTCTTCGGCAAAATCAGCGGTGGGCTGGCGTCCGCAATCGAATGGACGTTCCAGAAAGCCGGTAGGCCGAACGGCTATATCCTCGGCCAGGACGCCGGGGGTGCGTTCGTTGCCGGTTTGGCATACGGCGAGGGCACGCTCTACACCAAGGACGCGGGCGACTTCAAAGTCTACTGGCAGGGACCTTCGGTCGGATACGATTTCGGCGCCGACGGCTCCAAGGTCATGACGCTTGTGTACAACCTTCGTGACCCGTCAGACATTTTCGACCGGTTCGGCGGCGTCGAGGGCGCGGCGTATCTGATCGGTGGTGTGAGTGTGCAACTGCAGAAGTCAGGGCATGTCACACTGGCGCCGATTCGGGCGGGCGTCGGACTGCGGCTCGGTGCCAACGTCGGCTATTTGAAGTATACTCGAAACCCAACGTGGAACCCGTTCTGA
- a CDS encoding cation diffusion facilitator family transporter, with product MTTEHQTGESQSASHEGHDHGDHEHDDHEHGSDSPGHSHAHGHSHAPKDFGFAFALGTALNVAFIVVEAGAGFYANSMALLADAGHNLSDVLGLLIAWGATLLMKRRPTLRYTYGFGSSTILAALANAVLLLIAVGAITLEAVQRLGNSAPPVNDVTIIIVASIGILINGFTAWLFVSGTKHDVNIRGAYLHMAADAAVSLGVVLAGFAMLATGWDWLDPVVSLVVAGVIVWGTWGLLKDTMRLALHGVPARISTDGVRSKLVTLPGVESVHDLHIWPMSTTETALTCHLVMPAGHPGDAFIVSTAKMLQKEFDIRHSTLQFEVGPGISCGSECSV from the coding sequence GTGACGACGGAACATCAGACCGGCGAGTCTCAGTCTGCCTCTCACGAGGGGCATGACCACGGCGATCATGAGCATGATGATCATGAACATGGCTCAGACTCGCCCGGCCACAGTCATGCCCATGGCCATAGCCATGCGCCCAAGGACTTCGGATTTGCGTTCGCGCTGGGCACCGCGCTGAATGTGGCGTTTATCGTGGTCGAGGCCGGCGCTGGCTTTTACGCGAACTCGATGGCGCTGCTCGCCGACGCCGGGCACAATTTGAGTGACGTTTTGGGGCTTCTGATCGCATGGGGCGCGACGCTTCTCATGAAGCGCCGCCCGACGTTACGATATACCTATGGCTTCGGATCGTCGACCATTCTCGCGGCATTGGCCAATGCCGTGCTGCTGCTGATCGCGGTTGGCGCGATCACACTGGAGGCCGTTCAACGCCTCGGCAACTCGGCGCCGCCGGTCAACGATGTGACAATCATCATCGTCGCCAGCATTGGCATTCTGATCAATGGCTTCACCGCATGGTTGTTCGTTTCGGGCACCAAGCATGACGTCAACATCCGCGGCGCTTACCTGCACATGGCGGCGGATGCTGCGGTGTCGCTCGGCGTCGTCCTGGCGGGCTTCGCGATGCTGGCGACGGGGTGGGACTGGTTGGATCCGGTCGTCAGCCTCGTCGTCGCTGGGGTGATCGTCTGGGGAACGTGGGGGCTTCTCAAGGATACCATGCGGCTGGCGCTGCATGGTGTGCCAGCCAGGATCAGTACGGATGGCGTCAGAAGCAAGCTGGTAACATTGCCCGGCGTTGAGAGCGTTCACGATCTGCATATCTGGCCGATGAGCACCACGGAGACGGCATTGACTTGCCATCTGGTCATGCCGGCCGGGCATCCGGGTGACGCTTTCATCGTCAGCACGGCCAAGATGTTGCAGAAAGAGTTCGATATCCGGCACAGCACCCTGCAATTCGAGGTTGGGCCGGGAATCTCCTGTGGCTCGGAATGCTCAGTTTAA
- a CDS encoding Crp/Fnr family transcriptional regulator — translation MLVPVFKVEDLATDDTLRSLQRNEVLFEAGDLKSHLYRIETGALCIYLTHPDKTREIIEFALAGDVVGMGFLERHATAARAVVDTKVRCLALDEIDRLTAEDERAKSRFDDAVEREFALRRDHIVNTGSPRQLVQLAAFLVALAHQNESEGRDPALIDDTLECAVVAGYLGISVDRLAKMLVELDELGMIETAPDHGMRITDMKRLEALSDEIADPLLQSDLPDAECQLPGS, via the coding sequence GTGCTCGTTCCCGTTTTCAAAGTCGAAGATCTTGCGACGGACGACACCCTTCGGTCGCTTCAGCGTAACGAGGTGCTTTTCGAGGCAGGCGATTTGAAATCCCATCTCTATAGGATTGAGACGGGAGCGCTCTGCATTTACCTCACGCATCCGGACAAGACGCGCGAGATCATCGAATTCGCGCTCGCCGGTGACGTCGTCGGAATGGGATTTCTCGAACGGCACGCGACGGCTGCGCGCGCCGTGGTCGACACGAAAGTCAGATGCCTCGCTCTCGACGAAATCGATCGCCTGACCGCCGAGGATGAGAGGGCGAAGAGCCGATTTGACGATGCGGTCGAACGCGAGTTCGCGCTTCGACGGGATCATATCGTCAATACCGGAAGTCCGCGTCAGCTCGTGCAGCTCGCGGCCTTTCTCGTCGCCCTCGCACATCAGAACGAAAGCGAAGGGCGCGATCCGGCGTTGATCGACGATACGTTGGAATGCGCAGTCGTGGCCGGTTATCTCGGGATCAGCGTCGATCGTCTTGCGAAGATGCTCGTGGAACTCGATGAGCTAGGCATGATCGAGACCGCGCCCGATCATGGAATGCGCATCACGGATATGAAGCGTCTCGAAGCTCTTTCGGATGAAATTGCCGATCCGTTGCTTCAGTCGGATTTGCCCGATGCGGAATGTCAGCTGCCGGGCAGCTGA
- the hemP gene encoding hemin uptake protein HemP, which yields MTSAIQNRRRDHRAKKPAETATDSVVPLPEGMNPAVPEWSSLDLFKGAKELLIRHNGADYRLRITAANKLILTK from the coding sequence GTGACATCGGCGATACAAAACCGTCGGAGAGATCACCGCGCGAAAAAACCTGCTGAAACGGCAACGGACTCCGTTGTCCCATTGCCTGAGGGAATGAACCCCGCCGTGCCTGAATGGAGCAGCCTGGATTTATTCAAGGGCGCGAAGGAATTATTGATCCGGCATAATGGCGCCGACTATCGCCTCCGCATTACGGCGGCAAACAAGCTGATCCTGACCAAATAA
- a CDS encoding antibiotic biosynthesis monooxygenase family protein, which yields MFIAMNRFKVIKGQESEFEAAWKGRDSHLNRMKGFIEFHLLRGPENEDHTLYSSHTTWSSFADFDAWTKSEEFRASHRGAGDRKPMFLGHPQFEGFHVIQSLSLNNKAAAE from the coding sequence ATGTTTATCGCGATGAACCGTTTTAAGGTGATCAAGGGACAAGAGAGCGAATTCGAAGCCGCCTGGAAGGGCCGCGATTCACATCTCAACCGGATGAAGGGATTCATCGAGTTTCATCTTCTTCGCGGTCCCGAGAATGAGGATCACACGCTCTATTCATCGCATACCACCTGGTCGAGCTTCGCGGATTTCGACGCGTGGACGAAATCCGAAGAGTTCCGGGCGTCGCACCGTGGCGCGGGCGACCGCAAGCCGATGTTCCTCGGTCATCCGCAATTCGAAGGCTTTCATGTGATCCAGTCGCTGAGCCTCAACAACAAAGCTGCGGCTGAGTAA